One genomic region from Nocardia vinacea encodes:
- a CDS encoding VOC family protein, with product MIRINITSVLVDDQDKALRFYTEVLGFVKKTEVPLGEARWLTVVSQQEPDGVELLLEPDGHPAVRPFKEALVEDGIPFTSFAVDDLYAEYERLRGLGVRFTQEPLDQGPVVTAVLDDTCGNLIQIAQMKG from the coding sequence ATGATCCGCATCAATATCACCAGTGTTCTGGTCGACGATCAGGACAAAGCGTTGCGCTTCTACACCGAGGTGCTCGGCTTCGTGAAGAAGACCGAGGTTCCACTCGGCGAGGCGCGCTGGCTGACGGTCGTGTCACAACAGGAACCGGACGGCGTCGAACTGCTGTTGGAGCCCGATGGGCATCCGGCGGTCCGGCCGTTCAAGGAGGCGCTGGTCGAGGACGGAATTCCGTTCACGTCGTTCGCGGTGGACGATCTGTACGCCGAGTACGAGCGGTTGCGCGGGCTCGGCGTGCGATTCACTCAGGAGCCGCTCGATCAGGGACCGGTTGTCACCGCGGTGCTCGACGACACCTGTGGCAACCTGATTCAGATCGCACAGATGAAGGGCTGA
- a CDS encoding metalloregulator ArsR/SmtB family transcription factor has protein sequence MSGDVFKALADPTRRAILDELADRDGQTLFELCARLAMGHQLTSSRQAISQHLDVLAAAGLVTTRRDGRYKFHHLNREPLRRLTHRWLQEDR, from the coding sequence GTGAGCGGCGATGTCTTCAAGGCGCTTGCCGACCCCACGCGTCGGGCGATCCTCGACGAACTGGCCGATCGCGACGGCCAGACCTTGTTCGAGCTCTGCGCACGGCTCGCCATGGGCCACCAGCTCACATCGAGCAGGCAGGCGATTTCGCAGCATCTGGACGTGCTGGCGGCCGCCGGTCTGGTGACCACGCGCCGGGACGGCCGGTACAAATTCCATCATCTGAATCGAGAACCACTGCGGCGGCTCACCCACCGCTGGCTCCAGGAGGACCGATGA
- a CDS encoding carboxymuconolactone decarboxylase family protein, with protein MIIDIPEGKDPIGYVWGEMVPGIGLAASNFSLSVYSHSTLGLREFEAARLKIAQVNGCIFCLDWRTERDGKKVEPEFADAVTNWRTTELFDERTRLAAEYAERYATDHHNLDDEFWDRMRAQYSQTEIVELSMSIGSWLAFGRLNHVLGLDAVCVLPGHSS; from the coding sequence ATGATCATCGACATCCCCGAGGGCAAGGACCCGATCGGTTACGTGTGGGGCGAGATGGTGCCCGGCATCGGCCTGGCCGCCTCGAACTTCTCGCTGTCGGTGTATTCGCATTCGACCCTCGGACTGCGCGAATTCGAGGCGGCACGGCTGAAGATCGCCCAGGTCAACGGCTGCATCTTCTGCCTGGATTGGCGCACCGAGCGCGACGGTAAGAAGGTGGAGCCGGAGTTCGCGGACGCGGTGACCAACTGGCGTACCACCGAGCTGTTCGACGAACGCACCCGGCTCGCCGCCGAATACGCCGAACGCTACGCCACCGATCACCACAATCTCGATGACGAATTCTGGGATCGGATGCGCGCGCAGTACAGCCAGACCGAAATCGTCGAATTGAGTATGAGCATCGGGTCGTGGCTGGCCTTCGGGCGGCTCAATCACGTGCTCGGGCTCGACGCGGTATGTGTATTGCCTGGGCATTCGTCGTAG
- a CDS encoding dihydrodipicolinate reductase, with protein sequence MIPTIVWGTGNVGRAAIRAVDAHPALELTGVLVHNPDKVGRDAGRLAGLDYDLGVAATADIEAALAAGPRAVVYAASGDIRPDDALADIVRAIESGAVVVTPALYALYDPRSAPPEMRDPVLAAITRGGGSLFVSGVDPGWGNDVLPLLMSGLGSTVDVIRCQEIFDYTTYDQPDSVRYLVGMGQSMDYLPPMVAPGIPTMVWGGQIRLMARALGVELEEIRETLDRRALDTTVTTERMGDFASGMQGALRFEVQGIVEGEPRIVIEHVTRIHPTCAPDWPTPPDGEGAHRVLIEGHPRIEITIEAADEDGNRSAGGNATAVGRLVNAIDWLVAADPGLYDALDVPLRPAVGKLGRKHP encoded by the coding sequence ATGATCCCCACGATCGTCTGGGGCACCGGCAATGTCGGCCGCGCGGCCATCCGCGCCGTCGACGCCCACCCGGCGCTGGAACTCACGGGCGTGCTCGTCCACAATCCGGATAAGGTCGGCCGCGATGCGGGTCGGCTCGCGGGGCTCGACTACGACCTCGGCGTTGCGGCGACCGCCGATATCGAGGCGGCCCTGGCCGCCGGACCTCGGGCTGTGGTGTACGCGGCCTCGGGTGATATCCGCCCCGACGACGCGCTCGCCGACATCGTCCGGGCCATCGAGTCCGGCGCGGTCGTCGTCACCCCGGCGCTCTACGCGCTCTACGATCCGCGCAGCGCCCCACCCGAAATGCGCGATCCGGTGCTGGCGGCGATCACGCGGGGCGGCGGGTCGCTGTTCGTCTCCGGTGTCGATCCCGGCTGGGGCAATGATGTGCTGCCGCTGCTGATGAGCGGACTCGGCAGCACCGTGGATGTGATCCGCTGCCAGGAGATCTTCGACTACACCACCTACGACCAGCCCGATTCGGTGCGCTATCTGGTCGGTATGGGCCAGTCGATGGACTATCTGCCACCGATGGTGGCGCCGGGCATACCGACCATGGTGTGGGGCGGACAGATTCGGTTGATGGCGCGGGCGCTGGGCGTCGAACTCGAGGAGATCCGCGAAACCCTGGACCGCCGTGCGCTCGACACCACCGTGACCACCGAGCGCATGGGTGATTTCGCGTCGGGTATGCAGGGCGCGTTGCGATTCGAGGTGCAGGGGATCGTCGAGGGTGAGCCGCGCATCGTCATCGAGCACGTCACCCGGATCCACCCGACCTGCGCGCCGGACTGGCCGACGCCGCCGGACGGCGAGGGTGCGCACCGCGTGCTCATCGAGGGCCACCCGCGTATCGAGATCACCATCGAGGCCGCCGACGAGGACGGAAACCGTTCCGCGGGCGGCAATGCCACCGCGGTCGGCCGATTGGTGAATGCCATCGACTGGCTCGTCGCCGCCGACCCCGGACTCTATGACGCGCTCGATGTCCCACTGCGTCCCGCAGTCGGCAAGCTCGGAAGGAAGCATCCATGA
- a CDS encoding MarR family winged helix-turn-helix transcriptional regulator, which translates to MYSATMATEPRTAAIHIIQRELTAFARRARGRASELHPELSLVASSILDLVIERDGCQATDLADHFVLDKSTVSRQVGALERLGYLTREVDPENRRNHILRPTPEGRRVAGAAERRRHREFAERLTAWDDADIRRFAEYLIRYNTAK; encoded by the coding sequence ATGTATAGTGCAACCATGGCCACCGAACCGCGCACCGCGGCGATCCACATCATCCAGCGCGAACTGACCGCCTTCGCTCGGCGCGCCCGCGGCCGCGCCTCGGAGCTGCATCCGGAGTTGTCGCTGGTGGCGTCGAGCATTCTGGATCTGGTCATCGAGCGCGACGGCTGTCAGGCGACCGATCTCGCGGACCACTTCGTGCTCGACAAATCCACCGTCAGTCGGCAGGTGGGCGCGCTGGAGCGCTTGGGCTACCTGACCCGGGAGGTCGATCCGGAGAACCGCCGCAACCACATCCTGCGGCCGACGCCGGAGGGGCGGCGGGTGGCGGGGGCGGCTGAGCGGCGGCGCCACCGGGAGTTCGCCGAGCGCTTGACGGCATGGGATGACGCCGACATCCGGCGTTTCGCCGAGTATCTGATCCGCTATAACACCGCGAAATAG
- a CDS encoding amidase — MDWNFQSAEELAAALHSGEVTSVELTDEAIARIERDDKAINAICVPDFDRARAAARDADQARARGEDRPLLGIPVTVKESYDMAGLPTTWGMPQHANYVPAEDAVQVSRLKAAGAVLLGKTNVPMTLRDIQSFNEIYGTTNNPWDHGRTSGGSSGGSAAALAAGFGALSIGSDLAGSLRTPAHFCGVYAHKPTLGLAPTRGMVAPPAPALPIDLDLAVVGPMARTAGDLALLLDVMAGPDPLTHGLAYDVALPPARHERLADFRVLIIEDHPLIATGSAVRAGVNRVADALVDEGARVERRSPLLPDPTEAATLYMLLMLSNAATSLSVDVYEQLQTHAAALSAEDRSLDAARLRGMVLSHRDWVEANNRRELHRHGWRRFFGEFDAVVCPITPTPAFPHDHNGGLENRHIDIDGIAYPYFDQLVWAGMATMPGLPATAIPAGRSPEGLPVGVQLIGPMFEDRTPLRLAELLEQKIGGFQAPK, encoded by the coding sequence ATGGATTGGAATTTTCAGTCGGCGGAAGAACTCGCGGCCGCCTTGCATTCTGGTGAAGTGACATCGGTGGAACTGACCGATGAGGCGATCGCCCGTATCGAGCGCGACGACAAGGCGATCAACGCGATCTGTGTACCAGATTTCGACCGCGCGCGGGCCGCCGCACGCGATGCCGACCAAGCGCGCGCCCGCGGCGAGGATCGGCCGCTGCTCGGTATTCCGGTCACGGTCAAGGAGTCCTACGACATGGCCGGGCTGCCCACGACCTGGGGCATGCCGCAGCATGCGAACTACGTACCGGCCGAGGACGCGGTACAGGTGTCGCGGTTGAAGGCCGCCGGCGCGGTGCTGCTCGGTAAGACCAATGTGCCGATGACGTTGCGAGATATCCAGAGCTTCAACGAGATCTACGGCACCACCAACAATCCGTGGGATCACGGCCGCACCTCGGGTGGGTCCTCCGGCGGTTCGGCGGCGGCCCTGGCGGCCGGATTCGGTGCGCTGTCCATCGGCTCCGACCTCGCCGGTTCGCTGCGCACCCCCGCGCATTTCTGCGGCGTCTACGCACACAAGCCGACACTCGGGCTGGCGCCGACCCGCGGCATGGTCGCGCCGCCAGCGCCGGCCTTGCCGATCGACCTCGACCTCGCCGTCGTCGGCCCGATGGCGCGCACCGCCGGCGACCTCGCGCTGCTGCTGGATGTGATGGCCGGACCGGACCCGCTGACCCACGGCCTCGCCTACGACGTCGCACTGCCGCCCGCGCGCCACGAGCGGCTGGCCGACTTCCGTGTCCTGATCATCGAGGACCATCCGCTCATTGCGACCGGATCGGCGGTGCGGGCGGGGGTGAACCGGGTCGCCGACGCGCTCGTCGACGAGGGCGCCCGCGTCGAACGGCGCAGTCCGCTGCTGCCCGATCCGACCGAAGCGGCGACGCTCTACATGCTGCTGATGCTGTCGAACGCCGCCACAAGTCTTTCCGTCGACGTGTACGAACAGCTGCAGACCCACGCCGCCGCCCTGAGCGCGGAGGACCGGAGCCTCGATGCGGCGCGGCTGCGCGGCATGGTGCTCAGCCACCGCGACTGGGTCGAGGCGAACAACCGTCGCGAACTCCACCGCCACGGCTGGCGGCGGTTCTTCGGCGAGTTCGATGCCGTGGTGTGTCCGATCACGCCCACTCCCGCCTTCCCGCACGACCACAACGGAGGTCTGGAGAACCGGCACATCGACATCGACGGCATCGCGTACCCGTACTTCGACCAGCTCGTCTGGGCCGGTATGGCCACCATGCCCGGCCTGCCCGCCACCGCCATCCCCGCGGGCCGGTCACCCGAGGGCCTGCCGGTGGGAGTGCAGCTCATCGGTCCGATGTTCGAAGACCGCACCCCACTGCGGCTGGCCGAACTACTCGAGCAGAAGATCGGCGGCTTCCAGGCACCGAAATAG